CATAATCAGGTATCTGGTGGCCAACGCGATAATCGGCCTGATTATCCTGTGGTTCACGAACTGGATAGGCATTTCAGACGTGTCATTGACGGCGCTTAACGTTCTGGTGGTCGCCATAGGCGGAATCCTGGGCGTCATAGCCCTCATAATAATCTCATGGTTCTAGCTGAATCTTCCTCCATTCCTAAACTTTTATAAATTCCCTGCTTTTTTCATTCTCAGGTAGCGGAAACTG
Above is a window of Thermococcus celericrescens DNA encoding:
- a CDS encoding pro-sigmaK processing inhibitor BofA family protein, with product MLAELLFLFFLFLAIMVVVKVGFTIIRYLVANAIIGLIILWFTNWIGISDVSLTALNVLVVAIGGILGVIALIIISWF